In Fusobacterium massiliense, a single window of DNA contains:
- a CDS encoding pyridoxal phosphate-dependent aminotransferase, with translation MLAKRYTGKKLIDNIFTTSRKAKQAIAKFGKENVINATIGSLYNEDEKLAVYSVVEEVYRNLAPEDLYAYSTNVIGEDEYLEEVIKTLFSENYTEEMKGMHIASIATLGGTGAISNTIKNYMDTGDKVLLPNWMWGTYKNIAIENGGNFETYELFNEKRGFNFDNFKTKILELAKTQTNVVVIINEPSHNPTGFRMTYEEWENLYSFFKTIKDTNIILIRDVAYFEYDDRSEEENNKIKALLLDLPKNILVIYAFSLSKSLSIYGMRMGAQIAVSTDAEVIQEFKDATSFSCRTTWSNAPKGAMKLFSTIMKTPELKERFLKEKQEYMNLLNERANIFLNEANEIGLEYLPYKSGFFITLPVGEIVDKVIEDLEEKNIFVIKFDTGIRIGLCSVPKVKINGLAKKLKDSIDKFKK, from the coding sequence ATGTTAGCAAAAAGGTATACAGGGAAGAAATTAATCGATAATATTTTTACAACAAGTAGGAAAGCTAAACAAGCCATTGCAAAGTTTGGTAAGGAAAATGTTATAAATGCAACAATAGGGTCTCTGTATAATGAAGATGAAAAATTAGCAGTTTATAGTGTAGTGGAAGAAGTTTATAGAAATTTAGCTCCTGAAGACTTATATGCTTATTCTACAAATGTTATAGGAGAAGATGAATATCTTGAAGAAGTTATAAAAACTTTATTTTCTGAAAATTATACTGAAGAAATGAAAGGTATGCATATAGCTTCTATTGCTACTCTTGGTGGTACTGGTGCTATATCAAACACTATAAAAAACTACATGGATACTGGAGATAAAGTTTTATTGCCTAATTGGATGTGGGGAACTTATAAAAATATCGCTATTGAAAATGGTGGAAATTTCGAAACTTATGAACTTTTTAATGAAAAGAGAGGTTTTAATTTTGATAATTTTAAAACTAAAATTTTAGAACTTGCTAAAACTCAAACAAATGTAGTTGTAATCATAAATGAGCCTAGTCATAATCCAACAGGATTTAGAATGACTTATGAAGAATGGGAAAATTTATATAGTTTCTTTAAAACAATAAAAGATACTAATATAATTTTAATAAGAGATGTTGCTTATTTTGAATATGATGATAGATCAGAAGAAGAAAATAATAAAATTAAGGCTTTACTTTTAGATTTACCTAAAAATATCCTTGTTATTTATGCTTTCAGTTTATCTAAATCTTTATCTATCTACGGTATGAGAATGGGGGCTCAAATTGCTGTCTCTACTGATGCAGAAGTTATCCAAGAATTTAAAGATGCTACTTCATTTTCTTGTAGAACAACTTGGTCTAATGCTCCTAAAGGTGCTATGAAGTTATTCTCAACTATAATGAAAACTCCTGAACTAAAAGAAAGATTTCTAAAAGAAAAACAAGAATATATGAATCTATTAAATGAAAGAGCTAATATTTTCTTAAATGAAGCTAATGAAATTGGACTAGAATATTTACCTTATAAAAGTGGATTTTTTATCACTTTACCTGTGGGTGAAATAGTAGATAAGGTAATAGAAGATTTAGAAGAAAAAAATATATTTGTTATAAAATTTGACACAGGTATAAGAATAGGTTTATGTAGTGTTCCAAAAGTAAAAATAAATGGTCTTGCAAAAAAATTAAAAGATTCTATTGATAAATTTAA